The Tardiphaga alba genome includes a window with the following:
- the paaZ gene encoding phenylacetic acid degradation bifunctional protein PaaZ, translating to MKLQSYFQGQWAAPSANLIEIASAVTGEVVAQASSGGLDMKQALDYARAKGGPALRRLTFHQRADLLKKLGQAITERKDELYKLSFMTGATRVDNMIDVDGGIGTLFAYAGKGRRELPNTTFLLDGVVEPLSKGGTFAGRHIAAPLHGAAVHINAFNFPCWGMLEKLAPALLAGVPVITKPATVTAYVAHALARMIADSGILPAGAFQFVVGSTGDLFDHLTCQDVVSFTGSAETSQTLQRHPVIAREAVRFIAERDSLNAAILAPDAAPGTPEFDLFVKEVVKEMTVKAGQKCTAIRRAMVPSGHVDAVITALREKLGKITIGNPELENVRMGALVGLAQRRDVLAHLAKLRGEAELVSGDPDNFNVEGADAKRGAFVPPLLLHCADARRAASVHEIEAFGPVCTVMGYDGLDDAIALANRGGGSLVTSLYTHDIKTAADLTFGIGTFHGRLVVIDRDCGKEQTGHGSPMPQMVHGGPGRAGGGEELGGIRSLQHYMQRTALQGSPTMLAGITGSWTKGAPVVEEKHPFRYHFDDLAIGQNFTSKERTITLEDIEHFAHFTGDTFYAHMDEEATKGHPFFPGRVAHGYLLLSFAAGLFVDPDPGPVLANYGLDSLRFVKPVQPGEAIKVRLTAKEKSPRNRQYGEVRWDVEITTAAGDTAATYELLTMNAMRA from the coding sequence ATGAAACTCCAGAGCTACTTTCAAGGACAATGGGCGGCCCCGTCGGCGAACCTGATCGAGATCGCCAGCGCCGTCACCGGCGAGGTGGTCGCGCAGGCATCGAGCGGCGGGCTGGATATGAAGCAGGCGCTGGACTATGCGCGCGCGAAAGGCGGTCCCGCGTTGCGCCGCCTGACCTTCCATCAGCGCGCGGATCTTCTGAAGAAGCTCGGCCAGGCGATCACCGAGCGCAAGGACGAGTTGTATAAACTCTCCTTCATGACCGGCGCGACGCGCGTCGACAACATGATCGACGTGGATGGCGGCATCGGCACGCTGTTCGCCTATGCCGGCAAGGGCCGCCGCGAACTCCCGAACACGACGTTCCTGCTCGACGGCGTCGTCGAGCCGCTGTCGAAAGGCGGCACCTTTGCCGGCCGGCACATCGCAGCACCACTGCATGGCGCCGCCGTGCATATCAACGCGTTCAACTTCCCCTGCTGGGGCATGCTGGAGAAACTGGCGCCTGCGCTGCTGGCCGGCGTCCCCGTCATCACCAAGCCGGCCACCGTCACCGCCTATGTCGCGCATGCCCTCGCACGCATGATCGCGGACTCCGGCATCCTGCCCGCCGGTGCATTCCAGTTCGTGGTCGGCTCCACCGGCGACCTGTTCGACCACCTCACCTGCCAGGACGTCGTGTCCTTCACCGGCTCTGCAGAGACGTCGCAGACCCTGCAGCGCCATCCCGTGATCGCACGCGAGGCCGTGCGCTTCATTGCGGAGCGCGACTCGCTCAATGCCGCGATCCTCGCCCCCGACGCCGCGCCGGGCACGCCGGAATTCGACCTGTTCGTGAAGGAAGTCGTCAAGGAGATGACCGTCAAGGCCGGGCAGAAATGCACGGCGATCCGCCGCGCCATGGTCCCGTCAGGTCATGTCGATGCCGTCATCACTGCCTTGCGCGAAAAGCTCGGCAAGATCACCATCGGCAATCCCGAACTTGAAAACGTACGCATGGGTGCGCTGGTCGGCCTCGCGCAGCGCCGCGATGTGCTGGCGCATTTGGCCAAGCTGCGCGGCGAGGCTGAACTCGTCTCCGGCGACCCCGACAATTTTAATGTCGAGGGCGCAGACGCCAAGCGCGGCGCCTTCGTGCCGCCGTTGCTGCTGCATTGCGCCGATGCGCGCCGCGCCGCCAGCGTGCATGAGATCGAGGCCTTCGGCCCGGTTTGCACGGTGATGGGCTATGACGGACTGGACGACGCCATCGCGCTTGCCAATCGCGGCGGCGGCAGCCTCGTCACCTCGCTCTATACGCATGATATCAAGACCGCTGCCGATCTCACCTTCGGCATCGGCACGTTCCATGGCCGCCTCGTGGTTATCGACCGCGATTGCGGCAAGGAACAGACCGGCCACGGCTCGCCGATGCCGCAGATGGTGCATGGCGGCCCCGGCCGCGCCGGCGGCGGCGAGGAACTCGGCGGCATCCGCAGCCTGCAGCACTATATGCAGCGCACGGCCCTGCAGGGCTCGCCCACCATGCTGGCCGGCATCACCGGCAGCTGGACCAAGGGCGCGCCTGTGGTCGAGGAGAAGCATCCGTTCCGCTATCATTTCGACGATCTCGCCATCGGCCAGAATTTTACGTCGAAGGAGCGCACCATCACGCTCGAAGACATCGAGCACTTCGCCCATTTCACCGGCGACACTTTCTATGCCCATATGGACGAGGAGGCGACCAAGGGGCATCCGTTCTTCCCCGGCCGCGTCGCCCATGGCTATCTGCTACTGTCCTTCGCCGCCGGCCTGTTCGTCGATCCCGATCCCGGCCCGGTGCTCGCGAATTATGGCCTGGACTCGCTGCGCTTCGTCAAACCGGTGCAGCCCGGCGAAGCCATCAAGGTGCGCCTCACCGCCAAGGAGAAGTCGCCGCGCAACAGGCAATATGGTGAAGTACGCTGGGACGTGGAGATCACCACCGCCGCGGGCGACACCGCTGCGACTTATGAACTGCTCACCATGAACGCCATGCGTGCCTGA
- a CDS encoding EthD family reductase, with product MILVTVMYPVAGSTKFDLDYYQKTHIPLVKERWGAHGLKQAQIVKGLGKADGSGAEYQVMALLTFGSLDDFKAAGKAHGREIFADIPNFTDSQALVQINEVFG from the coding sequence ATGATCCTCGTTACCGTCATGTATCCCGTCGCCGGCAGCACGAAATTCGATCTCGATTACTACCAGAAGACGCATATCCCGCTGGTGAAGGAGCGCTGGGGCGCCCATGGCCTCAAGCAGGCGCAGATCGTCAAGGGCCTCGGCAAGGCCGATGGGTCAGGCGCCGAATATCAGGTGATGGCGCTGCTCACCTTCGGCTCGCTCGATGATTTCAAGGCCGCCGGCAAGGCCCACGGCCGCGAGATCTTTGCCGACATCCCGAACTTCACCGACAGCCAGGCGCTGGTGCAGATCAACGAGGTTTTTGGCTAA
- a CDS encoding cytochrome P450 — translation MAVSIDPSTADSDRALVRDFSLQALPDAFYDDPYPTYRALQVLDPVHRMPDGSLFLTRHGDLEAIYKDTARFSSDKKVEFAPKYGIGSLLFEHHTTSLVFNDPPLHTRVRHLIAGALNPRAIAETEPRLVTLVDGLLDAMEARGSVDLIEDFASAIPIEVIGNLLGVPHAERGPLRGWSLAILGALEPKLSPEVQERGERAVAEFLDYLRRLVADRRAKPGDAEHDVLTRLIAGETADGGKLSEVELLQNCIFILNAGHETTTNLIGNGLELLLRFPDQKQRLIDEPTLIRTAIEEFLRFESSNQLGNRGVAVDTEIAGIPLPKGSLITLCIGAANRDPAQFKSPDELDIARAPNRHLAFASGAHVCAGLNLARMEGRIAIGRFIARFPNFKSAGNPQRARRARFRGFTALPITLG, via the coding sequence ATGGCTGTTTCCATCGATCCATCCACCGCTGACAGCGACCGCGCGCTGGTGCGCGACTTTTCGCTGCAGGCTTTGCCAGACGCCTTCTATGACGATCCCTACCCGACCTATCGCGCGCTGCAGGTGCTCGATCCGGTCCACCGCATGCCTGATGGCTCGCTGTTCCTGACGCGACATGGCGACCTCGAAGCGATCTACAAGGACACCGCGCGTTTCTCCTCCGACAAGAAGGTCGAGTTCGCGCCGAAATACGGCATTGGCTCGCTGCTGTTCGAGCATCACACGACAAGCCTCGTGTTCAACGATCCACCGCTCCACACCCGCGTCCGCCATCTCATCGCCGGCGCGCTCAATCCGCGCGCGATTGCCGAGACCGAGCCGCGCCTGGTCACGCTCGTCGATGGCTTGCTCGACGCCATGGAAGCCCGTGGCTCCGTCGACCTGATCGAGGACTTTGCCTCCGCCATTCCCATCGAGGTCATCGGCAACCTGCTCGGCGTGCCGCATGCCGAACGCGGCCCGCTGCGCGGCTGGTCGCTCGCCATTCTCGGCGCGCTGGAGCCAAAACTGTCGCCGGAGGTGCAGGAACGCGGCGAGCGCGCCGTCGCCGAATTCCTCGACTATTTGCGCCGCCTCGTCGCCGATCGCCGCGCCAAGCCCGGCGATGCCGAGCACGACGTGCTGACGCGGCTGATCGCCGGCGAGACCGCCGATGGCGGGAAGCTCAGCGAGGTCGAACTGCTGCAGAACTGCATCTTCATCCTCAATGCCGGCCACGAGACCACCACCAATCTGATCGGCAACGGCCTCGAACTCTTGCTGCGCTTTCCCGACCAGAAGCAGCGCCTGATCGACGAGCCCACACTGATCCGCACCGCCATCGAGGAGTTTCTGCGTTTCGAGAGTTCGAACCAGCTCGGCAATCGCGGCGTTGCCGTCGATACAGAGATCGCTGGAATCCCCCTGCCCAAGGGCTCGCTGATCACGCTGTGCATCGGCGCCGCCAACCGCGATCCCGCGCAGTTCAAATCGCCCGATGAGCTCGATATCGCCCGCGCGCCGAACCGGCATCTCGCCTTTGCCTCGGGTGCGCACGTCTGCGCCGGGCTCAATCTCGCGCGCATGGAAGGCCGCATCGCCATCGGCCGCTTCATCGCACGCTTTCCGAATTTCAAATCGGCGGGCAACCCGCAGCGCGCTCGCCGCGCCCGGTTTCGCGGCTTCACCGCTTTGCCCATTACGCTCGGGTAA
- a CDS encoding PaaI family thioesterase: MTTFDQAAATTLLQTVFASWVRDLDLSVERIETDSAVLRMRFSDKLCRDNGVVCGQALMSLADTAMVFAVSAAAGGYLPMTTVDQTVHFLKPAKGTDLLAEAHVVRIGRTMAFGSVEIRPVNDSNPVALAQTAYALMRESK; the protein is encoded by the coding sequence ATGACGACATTCGATCAGGCTGCTGCGACGACTCTGCTGCAGACCGTCTTCGCATCATGGGTCAGGGATCTCGACCTCTCCGTCGAGCGCATCGAGACTGACAGCGCCGTGCTGCGCATGCGGTTTTCGGACAAACTCTGCCGCGACAACGGCGTGGTCTGCGGGCAGGCATTGATGTCGCTGGCCGACACGGCGATGGTGTTCGCGGTATCCGCAGCTGCAGGCGGCTATCTGCCGATGACCACCGTGGATCAGACCGTGCATTTCCTCAAGCCGGCGAAGGGGACCGATCTGCTCGCCGAAGCGCACGTCGTCCGCATCGGCCGCACCATGGCCTTCGGCAGCGTGGAGATTCGCCCGGTGAATGACAGCAATCCGGTCGCGCTGGCGCAGACCGCCTATGCGTTGATGCGCGAGAGCAAGTAA
- the paaE gene encoding 1,2-phenylacetyl-CoA epoxidase subunit PaaE gives MSHTPKFHRLAVDDLRRETQDAVSMTFAIPDDLAGEYSFAPGQYLTLRTTMDGEEVRRSYSICSSPDDRELRIAVKKVDGGAFSSWALDHLKAGDELDVMTPTGRFGVAHAPDDARIHVGFAAGSGITPIMSIIRGVLAREPKSRFFLFYGNRTTSGMLFRQALEELKDRFMGRLSVFHVLSQEEQDLPILNGRLDRDKVAILLRAMVPAQAIDHVFICGPVAMSEEIAATCSELGIADERVHVERFVSGLGGKPRPKAIVLPETPPKALASLIVDGKRKDVPMVEGETVLDAALRAGMDLPYACKGGMCSTCRAKVVEGEAQMDVNYSLEPWELQAGFVLTCQAHPVSERIVIDYDQM, from the coding sequence ATGTCTCATACGCCAAAATTCCATCGTCTTGCCGTCGATGACCTGCGTCGCGAAACGCAAGACGCGGTGTCGATGACCTTTGCGATCCCCGATGATCTCGCTGGCGAATATTCATTCGCGCCCGGCCAGTATCTGACGCTGCGCACCACCATGGATGGCGAGGAAGTGCGCCGCTCCTATTCGATCTGTTCGAGCCCGGACGACCGCGAATTGCGGATCGCCGTAAAGAAGGTCGATGGCGGCGCGTTTTCGAGCTGGGCGCTGGATCACCTGAAGGCCGGCGACGAACTCGACGTGATGACGCCGACCGGCCGCTTCGGTGTGGCGCATGCGCCGGATGATGCGCGCATCCATGTGGGCTTTGCAGCGGGATCGGGCATCACGCCGATCATGTCGATCATCCGCGGCGTGCTCGCGCGCGAGCCGAAGAGCCGCTTCTTCCTGTTCTACGGCAACCGCACCACGTCCGGCATGCTGTTCCGCCAGGCGCTGGAAGAGCTGAAGGACCGCTTCATGGGGCGCCTCTCGGTGTTCCATGTGCTGTCGCAGGAGGAGCAGGACCTGCCGATCCTGAATGGCCGGCTCGATCGCGACAAAGTGGCGATCCTGCTGCGCGCCATGGTGCCGGCGCAGGCGATCGACCACGTCTTCATCTGCGGACCGGTGGCGATGAGCGAGGAGATCGCGGCCACCTGCAGCGAACTCGGCATTGCCGACGAGCGCGTCCATGTGGAGCGCTTCGTCTCGGGACTCGGCGGCAAGCCGCGGCCGAAGGCGATCGTGCTGCCGGAGACGCCGCCCAAGGCGCTGGCCTCGCTGATCGTCGACGGCAAGCGCAAGGACGTGCCGATGGTGGAGGGCGAAACGGTGCTCGACGCCGCGCTGCGCGCCGGCATGGACCTGCCCTATGCCTGCAAGGGCGGCATGTGCAGCACCTGCCGCGCCAAGGTGGTGGAGGGCGAGGCGCAGATGGACGTGAATTATTCGCTGGAGCCGTGGGAGCTGCAGGCTGGCTTCGTGCTGACCTGCCAGGCGCATCCGGTATCTGAGCGGATCGTGATTGACTACGATCAGATGTAA
- the paaD gene encoding 1,2-phenylacetyl-CoA epoxidase subunit PaaD, whose product MVTAATSDSNLRKVAWAAAAQVADPEIPVLTIEDLGVLRDIAVVDGQVEVTITPTYSGCPAMNMIALEIELALAREGIAKPVVTTVLSPAWTTDWMSDEGRRKLKDYGIAPPQRGGGRRALFGEQQVACPQCGAIDTEVLSEFGSTSCKALWRCKSCREPFDYFKCH is encoded by the coding sequence ATGGTAACGGCCGCCACCAGCGACAGTAATTTGCGCAAGGTCGCCTGGGCGGCGGCGGCGCAGGTGGCGGACCCGGAAATCCCGGTGCTGACCATCGAAGATCTCGGCGTGCTTCGCGATATCGCTGTCGTGGACGGGCAGGTCGAGGTGACGATCACGCCGACCTATTCGGGCTGTCCCGCCATGAACATGATCGCGCTGGAGATCGAACTCGCGCTGGCGCGCGAGGGGATTGCGAAGCCGGTGGTCACCACGGTGCTGTCGCCGGCCTGGACCACGGACTGGATGAGCGACGAAGGTCGCCGCAAGCTGAAGGACTACGGCATCGCGCCGCCACAACGCGGTGGTGGACGCCGTGCGTTGTTTGGCGAGCAGCAGGTGGCCTGTCCGCAATGCGGCGCGATCGATACCGAGGTGCTGTCCGAATTCGGCTCGACCTCCTGCAAGGCGCTGTGGCGCTGCAAGAGCTGCCGCGAGCCGTTCGATTACTTCAAATGCCACTAG
- the paaC gene encoding 1,2-phenylacetyl-CoA epoxidase subunit PaaC, with translation MAVASISVNESPLVLYALRRADDALILGHRLSEWCGHAPMMEEDMALANMGLDLIGQARELYSYAGKVEGAGNDEDRLAYLRDVRQYRNLLLVEQPNGDFARTIIRQFLYSAFADLYWREMMTSPDATLAAIAAKSEKESAYHLRHSSEWVIRLGDGTAESHRRAQEALDDLWAFTGELFHADDSDRSLIADGVVIDPERLRSAWSATINNVVQTATLTLPARDWMQKGGRTGHHSEHLGHLLSELQSLQRSFPGATW, from the coding sequence ATGGCTGTCGCGTCGATTTCCGTCAATGAAAGTCCGCTCGTCCTCTATGCGCTCCGGCGTGCGGACGATGCGCTGATCCTGGGCCATCGCCTGTCCGAATGGTGCGGCCATGCGCCGATGATGGAAGAGGATATGGCGCTTGCCAATATGGGCCTCGACCTGATCGGCCAGGCGCGCGAGCTCTACAGCTATGCGGGCAAGGTCGAAGGCGCGGGCAATGACGAGGATCGCCTCGCTTATCTCCGCGACGTCCGCCAGTATCGCAACCTGCTGCTGGTGGAACAGCCGAACGGCGATTTCGCCCGCACCATCATTCGTCAGTTTTTGTATTCCGCTTTCGCCGATCTCTACTGGCGCGAGATGATGACCTCTCCGGACGCGACGCTGGCGGCCATCGCCGCGAAGTCCGAGAAGGAAAGCGCCTATCACCTCAGGCATTCGTCCGAATGGGTGATCCGCCTCGGTGATGGCACCGCGGAAAGCCATCGCCGTGCGCAGGAGGCGCTCGATGATCTCTGGGCCTTCACCGGAGAGCTGTTCCATGCCGATGACAGCGACCGCAGCCTGATCGCCGACGGCGTGGTGATCGATCCGGAGCGCCTGCGTTCGGCCTGGAGCGCCACGATCAATAACGTGGTGCAGACGGCGACGCTGACTCTGCCGGCGCGCGACTGGATGCAGAAGGGCGGACGCACGGGCCATCACAGCGAACATCTCGGCCATCTGCTGAGCGAGTTGCAGTCGCTGCAGCGCTCGTTCCCCGGCGCGACATGGTAA
- the paaB gene encoding 1,2-phenylacetyl-CoA epoxidase subunit PaaB, which produces MSTPNSQLWEVFIRSRNGLAHKHVGSVHAADAVLAMQAARDIYTRRGEGLSIWIIPSNAIVASDPADKDMMFEPSLSKAYRHPTFYEVPDEVGHM; this is translated from the coding sequence ATGAGCACGCCGAACAGCCAGCTTTGGGAAGTCTTCATCCGCAGCCGCAACGGCCTTGCGCATAAGCATGTGGGATCGGTGCATGCCGCCGACGCCGTACTGGCGATGCAGGCCGCGCGTGATATCTACACCCGCCGCGGTGAGGGCCTGTCGATCTGGATCATTCCGTCGAATGCCATCGTCGCATCGGACCCGGCCGACAAGGACATGATGTTCGAGCCGTCGCTGTCGAAGGCCTATCGGCATCCGACCTTCTACGAGGTGCCGGACGAAGTCGGGCATATGTGA
- the paaA gene encoding 1,2-phenylacetyl-CoA epoxidase subunit PaaA, with protein MYTQALNAAQAEDRHVDDAAKLARFEERVAAEERIEANDWMPEAYRRTLTRQISQHAHSEIVGMLPEGNWITRAPTLRRKAALLAKVQDECGHGLYLYAAAETLGSSREELVDQLLSGRAKYSSIFNYPTLTWADIGAIGWLVDGAAIMNQIPLCRCSYGPYARAMIRVCKEESFHQRQGYEIMVALAQGTPEQKAMAQSALDRWWWPCLMMFGPPDSVSQHSDQSTRWKIKRFSNDELRQKFVDATVPQAQYLGLTLPDPDLAWNEATGHWDYGAIDWSEFQQVLAGNGPCNRDRMAARRKAHDDGAWVREAAEAYAEKQRARRADIAA; from the coding sequence ATGTACACGCAAGCCCTGAATGCGGCGCAGGCCGAGGACCGTCATGTCGATGACGCCGCCAAGCTGGCGCGTTTCGAGGAGCGCGTTGCCGCCGAGGAGCGCATCGAGGCCAATGACTGGATGCCGGAGGCCTATCGTCGGACGCTGACGCGGCAGATCTCCCAGCACGCCCATTCCGAAATCGTCGGCATGCTGCCGGAAGGCAACTGGATCACCCGCGCGCCGACACTGCGCCGCAAGGCCGCGCTGCTGGCCAAGGTGCAGGACGAATGCGGCCACGGCCTCTATCTCTATGCCGCCGCCGAGACGCTCGGCTCTTCGCGCGAGGAACTGGTCGATCAGCTGCTGAGCGGCCGCGCCAAGTATTCCTCCATCTTCAATTATCCGACGCTGACCTGGGCCGATATCGGCGCCATCGGCTGGCTGGTGGATGGCGCGGCCATCATGAACCAGATCCCCCTCTGCCGCTGCTCCTACGGGCCCTATGCGCGCGCGATGATCCGCGTCTGCAAGGAAGAGTCGTTCCATCAGCGCCAGGGCTACGAGATCATGGTCGCGCTGGCGCAGGGCACGCCGGAACAAAAGGCGATGGCGCAGAGCGCGCTCGATCGCTGGTGGTGGCCGTGCCTGATGATGTTCGGTCCGCCCGACAGCGTGAGCCAGCACAGCGACCAGTCCACGCGCTGGAAGATCAAGCGCTTCTCCAATGACGAGCTGCGGCAGAAATTCGTCGATGCCACCGTGCCGCAGGCCCAGTATCTCGGCCTGACCCTGCCGGACCCGGACCTCGCCTGGAACGAAGCGACGGGCCACTGGGACTACGGCGCCATCGACTGGAGCGAATTCCAGCAGGTGCTGGCGGGCAACGGGCCCTGCAACCGCGACCGCATGGCCGCGCGCCGTAAGGCGCATGATGACGGCGCCTGGGTGCGCGAGGCCGCGGAAGCCTATGCCGAGAAGCAGCGCGCCCGCCGCGCCGACATCGCCGCTTGA
- the paaX gene encoding phenylacetic acid degradation operon negative regulatory protein PaaX: MTRDPLSLIVSQFKSETSRTGSLIITFYGDAILPRGGSVWLGTLLAFLELLAIDGGVVRTAMSRLAADGWLEREKIGRKSYYKLAADGRARFESGIRHVYHPHASDWEGRLELLLIGNGGDREAARAALGEAGFGSPMPGVWVAPAGAPVPAAAGDVIRLDVSASHEMGRRLIGEAWPLAEIGGAYRDFIETFTPLQAWLSKSGQLSPADAMLARVLLIHHYRRVLLRDPLLPAALLPADWPAAEARLLCGRIYQALLPPSEQWLDAFGESVTGKLPAPDTGLAERFAGI; encoded by the coding sequence ATGACCCGCGATCCGCTGTCGCTCATTGTCAGTCAGTTCAAATCTGAAACCTCGCGCACCGGCTCGCTGATCATCACTTTCTATGGCGATGCGATCCTGCCGCGTGGGGGATCAGTGTGGTTGGGGACATTGCTGGCGTTTCTGGAGCTGCTTGCCATTGATGGCGGCGTGGTGCGGACGGCGATGTCGCGGCTGGCGGCGGATGGCTGGCTCGAACGTGAGAAGATCGGGCGCAAGAGCTATTACAAGCTCGCCGCCGATGGCCGCGCGCGTTTCGAGAGCGGCATCAGGCACGTCTATCATCCGCATGCGAGCGACTGGGAAGGTCGTCTCGAACTGCTGCTGATCGGCAATGGCGGCGATCGCGAGGCCGCGCGTGCGGCGCTCGGCGAGGCCGGCTTCGGCAGCCCGATGCCCGGAGTCTGGGTCGCGCCTGCTGGCGCACCGGTGCCGGCGGCGGCGGGCGACGTGATCCGGCTCGACGTCTCCGCGAGCCATGAGATGGGACGCCGGCTGATCGGCGAGGCGTGGCCGCTGGCCGAGATCGGCGGCGCGTATCGCGACTTCATCGAGACGTTCACGCCGCTGCAGGCCTGGCTCAGCAAATCCGGGCAGTTGTCGCCGGCTGATGCGATGCTCGCGCGCGTGCTGCTCATTCATCACTATCGCCGTGTCCTGCTGCGCGACCCATTGCTCCCCGCCGCGCTGCTGCCCGCCGACTGGCCAGCAGCCGAGGCGCGGTTGCTGTGCGGGCGCATCTATCAGGCGCTGCTGCCGCCGTCCGAACAGTGGCTGGATGCCTTTGGCGAAAGCGTCACCGGCAAACTGCCGGCACCGGATACCGGGTTGGCAGAACGGTTCGCCGGCATCTGA
- a CDS encoding RluA family pseudouridine synthase, with product MNDQRVDVTVQGDEGFNRLDRVLAVRTPALSRSRLKALILAGQVSLTRSGQDTAAVRDPAYHVNAGDTITIDVPPAAPAEPEGEDIALDIVFEDEDIIVINKPKGLVVHPAAGHETGTLVNALIAHCGASLSGIGGVRRPGIVHRLDKDTTGLMVVAKNDAAHQSLTAQFADHGRTNEMRRGYKAFAWGVPNRPRGTIEAAIDRHPHAREKMAVRENGREAVTHWTVLEEFSDRMGRPVATLLECQLETGRTHQIRVHLAHIQHPLMGDGVYGPHFKTKATSLGPLSKAALEALDRQALHAYLLALEHPRTGEILEWTADLPTDLAVLRDHLALTE from the coding sequence ATGAACGATCAGCGCGTAGACGTCACCGTCCAGGGCGACGAAGGCTTCAACCGGCTCGATCGCGTGCTGGCGGTGCGGACCCCTGCGCTGTCGCGCTCGCGGCTGAAGGCGCTGATCCTTGCCGGGCAGGTGTCCCTCACCCGCTCGGGCCAGGACACCGCCGCCGTGCGCGACCCCGCTTATCACGTCAATGCCGGCGATACGATCACAATCGACGTCCCGCCTGCCGCACCCGCCGAGCCGGAAGGCGAGGACATCGCCCTCGATATCGTGTTCGAGGACGAGGACATCATCGTCATCAACAAGCCCAAGGGCCTGGTGGTGCATCCCGCCGCCGGCCACGAGACCGGCACGCTGGTGAATGCGCTGATCGCCCATTGCGGCGCGTCGCTGTCCGGCATCGGCGGCGTGCGCCGGCCGGGCATCGTGCATCGGCTGGACAAGGACACCACCGGGCTCATGGTGGTCGCCAAGAACGACGCCGCGCATCAGTCGCTGACGGCGCAATTCGCCGATCACGGCCGCACCAACGAGATGCGGCGCGGCTACAAGGCCTTTGCCTGGGGCGTGCCGAACCGCCCGCGCGGCACCATCGAAGCCGCCATCGACCGTCATCCGCATGCCCGCGAAAAGATGGCCGTGCGCGAGAACGGCCGCGAGGCGGTGACGCATTGGACCGTGCTGGAAGAATTTTCCGACCGCATGGGACGCCCTGTGGCGACGCTGCTCGAATGCCAGCTCGAGACCGGACGCACGCACCAGATCCGCGTGCACCTCGCTCATATCCAGCATCCGCTGATGGGCGACGGCGTCTATGGCCCGCACTTCAAGACCAAGGCGACGTCGCTCGGCCCGCTCAGCAAGGCCGCGCTGGAAGCGCTCGATCGGCAGGCGCTGCACGCCTATCTGCTCGCCCTCGAACATCCCCGCACGGGCGAGATTCTCGAATGGACCGCCGACCTTCCGACCGATCTGGCGGTGCTGCGCGACCATCTCGCTCTGACAGAATGA
- the rpoH gene encoding RNA polymerase sigma factor RpoH → MARTATLPVLNGESGLSRYLAEIRKFPMLEPQQEYMYAKRWREHDDRDAAHHLVTSHLRLVAKIAMGYRGYGLPISEVVSEGNVGLMQAVKRFEPEKGFRLATYAMWWIKASIQEYILRSWSLVKMGTTANQKKLFFNLRKAKSKISALDEGDLRPDQVQLIASRLGVTEQDVIDMNRRLGGDASLNAPIRDDGEAGEWQDWLVDNSPNQEAILAEHEEFDHRRQALTGAIGVLNPRERRIFEARRLADEPMTLEDLASEFGVSRERVRQIEVRAFEKVQTAVKGTIAKAEAAALEAAH, encoded by the coding sequence ATGGCCCGCACAGCTACACTGCCGGTTCTCAACGGAGAATCCGGACTGTCTCGTTACCTCGCCGAGATCCGCAAGTTCCCGATGCTGGAACCCCAGCAGGAATACATGTACGCCAAGCGTTGGCGTGAGCATGACGATCGCGACGCGGCACATCACCTTGTGACCAGCCATCTCCGGCTCGTTGCCAAGATCGCCATGGGCTATCGCGGCTACGGCCTGCCGATTTCCGAGGTTGTCTCCGAAGGCAATGTCGGCCTGATGCAGGCGGTGAAACGCTTCGAGCCCGAAAAGGGCTTCCGCTTGGCCACCTACGCCATGTGGTGGATCAAGGCGTCGATTCAAGAGTACATCCTGCGCTCGTGGTCGCTCGTGAAAATGGGCACGACCGCGAACCAGAAGAAGCTGTTCTTCAACCTGCGTAAGGCGAAGAGCAAGATTTCGGCCCTGGACGAAGGCGATCTCCGCCCCGACCAGGTTCAACTCATCGCGTCGCGCCTCGGTGTGACGGAGCAGGACGTGATCGACATGAACCGCCGCCTCGGTGGCGATGCGTCGCTCAACGCTCCGATCCGTGACGACGGCGAAGCCGGCGAATGGCAGGACTGGCTGGTCGATAACTCGCCCAACCAGGAAGCCATTCTGGCGGAGCACGAGGAGTTCGATCATCGCCGCCAGGCGCTGACCGGCGCGATCGGTGTGCTCAACCCGCGCGAACGGCGCATCTTCGAGGCACGTCGCCTCGCCGATGAACCGATGACGCTGGAAGACCTCGCCAGCGAGTTCGGCGTGTCGCGCGAGCGCGTCCGCCAGATCGAAGTCCGTGCCTTTGAAAAGGTGCAGACCGCGGTTAAAGGCACGATCGCCAAGGCGGAAGCCGCTGCACTGGAAGCTGCGCACTGA